A DNA window from Cydia pomonella isolate Wapato2018A chromosome 18, ilCydPomo1, whole genome shotgun sequence contains the following coding sequences:
- the LOC133527456 gene encoding cholinesterase 1-like, with the protein MRISKWVPWARARQLTAPVRVRSGLVRGSVAKDGTHLRFLGIPYATVTPENRFQAPAPEPSWDGVYDAIDGKVICPQCPVLPTGGLPGRPTGQEDCLKINVFTPVPPAEKLPVMVFIHGGGFIEGSGVPLVYGPNYLVPKGVVLVTFNYRLNVPGYLNLGIKEAPGNAGMKDQVAALRWVQKNIGSFGGDQDNVTIFGESAGGASVSYHLLSPMSRGLFQKAITQSGSSLCPWAHQSNPENNAHLVAKSFGCNTKDPYELLNFFNKRPIKELLMAKLPKDERTLLFSNLIYAPSVERQFDNVEPFLTEEPYQLLAKGEYSKVPMIIGTTDEEGYFFIGAEKHFSSKITGEIEHSLPNNLEFPTEAEEQRIAKEIREMYMDDEAISNKKSSTLKLSKFYGDPFMTFPSLAETELLLQSTDRPIYNYCFKYSGWRNMGKVFAGLHFLSQPGATHTDELFYLFHQPFLTWLAKFDKKMIDKMTTLWTNFAKFGDPTPSTSELVPQRWLPTDRADPQSFVLDREHATVPLWFKDSLKYWRDVYANYRKK; encoded by the exons ATGCGTATAAGCAAGTGGGTGCCATGGGCTCGCGCGCGGCAGCTGACGGCGCCGGTGCGCGTGCGCAGCGGACTGGTGCGCGGGAGCGTCGCTAAGGATGGCACACATCTGCGCTTCCTCGGGATCCCTTATGCTACCGTCACACCGGAGAATAGGTTTCAG gcaCCGGCACCTGAACCATCCTGGGATGGCGTGTATGATGCGATTGACGGCAAAGTCATCTGCCCACAATGTCCCGTTCTCCCCACTGGAGGCTTACCAGGGCGACCCACAGGACAAGAAGactgcctgaaaataaatgtattcaCTCCTGTACCTCCTGCGGAGAAGTTACCTGTCATGGTCTTTATCCACGGAGGAGGTTTCATAGAAGGATCTGGCGTACCCCTAGTTTATGGCCCAAATTATCTAGTTCCTAAAGGAGTTGTTTTAGTAACTTTTAACTACAGATTAAACGTGCCAGGCTACTTGAATCTAGGGATAAAAGAGGCGCCAGGGAATGCTGGGATGAAAGACCAAGTTGCAGCTTTAAGATGGGTTCAGAAAAATATAGGTTCCTTTGGAGGGGATCAAGATAATGTTACTATTTTTGGGGAGAGTGCTGGCGGCGCGTCTGTATCGTACCACTTACTGTCCCCAATGTCAAGAGGACTTTTCCAAAAAGCCATCACACAAAGCGGATCATCCTTATGCCCGTGGGCGCATCAAAGCAATCCCGAAAATAATGCTCATTTAGTTGCAAAAAGTTTTGGATGTAATACGAAAGACCCTTACGAACTATTGAACTTTTTCAATAAGAGACCTATAAAAGAACTACTCATGGCAAAACTTCCTAAAGATGAACGAACGTTGTTGTTTTCCAATCTTATTTACGCACCTAGTGTAGAAAGGCAGTTTGATAATGTTGAACCGTTTTTAACAGAAGAACCTTATCAGTTATTGGCAAAAGGAGAATACTCTAAAGTCCCTATGATTATCGGAACGACGGATGAAGAGGGATACTTCTTTATTGGCGCAGAGAAACATTTCTCATCAAAAATCACCGGTGAAATCGAGCATTCCTTACCAAATAACCTTGAATTTCCAACAGAGGCAGAAGAGCAGCGAATTGCAAAAGAAATAAGAGAAATGTATATGGATGATGAAGCTATATCAAATAAGAAATCCTCTACACTGAAGCTTTCTAAATTTTACGGAGATCCGTTTATGACATTTCCATCATTAGCTGAGACAGAGCTACTTCTGCAGTCAACCGACAGACCGATATACAACTACTGCTTCAAATACAGCGGTTGGAGGAACATGGGCAAGGTGTTTGCAGGCCTGCACTTCCTCTCTCAGCCTGGAGCGACGCACACAGATGAACTGTTTTACTTGTTCCATCAACCCTTCTTGACCTGGTTGGCGAAGTTTGACAAAAAGATGATAGATAAAATGACGACTCTGTGGACAAATTTTGCGAAATTTGG AGACCCTACTCCTTCGACTTCTGAGCTGGTACCGCAGCGATGGCTCCCCACGGACCGCGCAGACCCTCAAAGCTTCGTCCTGGATCGGGAGCATGCCACCGTGCCCTTGTGGTTCAAGGATTCACTGAAATATTGGAGAGATGTGTATGCTAATTAtagaaagaaataa
- the LOC133527458 gene encoding esterase FE4-like: MLSTKWLVLWSLWAARLARQPTAPLRVSSGLLRGSVASDGSHVAYLGIPYATVTRENRFKAPGPEPIWDGIYEAIEDNVMCLQCQMNFLTREIGEQPVGQEDCLKLNVYTPAFPSDSILPVMVFIHGGGFTEGAGFPLLYGPDYLVTKGVILVTFNYRLNVPGFLSLGIKEAPGNAAMKDQVAALRWVQKNIKAFRGDPDNVTIFGESAGGASVSYHLLSPMSKGLFHKAITQSGSSLCPWAFQANPVHNAHRIVKSLGYDTKDPHELYKILNNLPLPDLVGIKLPKDLRQTLFSELMYAPSIEKNFDGVEAFLTEKPYQLLTRGNYTKVPLIIGFTNEEGYFFIGADDAVVSKSILDFEFALPNNVEFPSELEKKRVAGEIKEMYMGDEPISKTPSATVKLSRYYGDPFLIYPSLAETELLLQSTDKPVYNYCFKYSGWRNVCKAFAGRAFLLEPGATHADDLFYLFHQPFLSWLTWFDKEMIEKMTTLWTNFAKYGDPTPATSELLPLRWLPTTATNPRAFVLDRELSTVPLWFKESLIYWRDLYYKYRRK; encoded by the exons ATGTTGAGCACGAAGTGGCTAGTGCTGTGGTCGCTGTGGGCAGCGCGGCTAGCGCGGCAGCCGACGGCGCCGCTGCGCGTGAGCAGCGGGCTACTGCGCGGAAGCGTCGCAAGTGACGGCTCGCATGTCGCGTACCTGGGGATTCCTTATGCTACGGTCACGAGAGAGAATAGGTTTAAG GCACCAGGTCCAGAACCAATTTGGGATGGTATATACGAAGCCATTGAAGATAATGTTATGTGTCTTCAATGTCAAATGAATTTTCTTACAAGAGAGATTGGAGAACAACCCGTGGGTCAAGAAGACTGCCTGAAGTTAAACGTCTACACACCTGCGTTCCCTTCAGATTCCATATTGCCTGTCATGGTTTTTATACACGGCGGAGGTTTCACAGAAGGGGCAGGCTTTCCTTTACTTTACGGACCAGATTACTTAGTGactaaaggagttattttagtGACGTTTAATTATAGGTTAAACGTACCAGGATTTCTCAGTCTAGGAATAAAAGAGGCTCCTGGTAACGCTGCAATGAAAGACCAAGTGGCAGCCCTTAGGTGGGTTCAGAAGAATATTAAAGCTTTTAGAGGAGATCCAGATAATGTCACGATTTTCGGAGAGAGTGCTGGTGGCGCCTCGGTGTCTTACCACTTGTTGTCTCCAATGTCCAAGGGACTTTTCCACAAAGCCATCACCCAGAGCGGCTCTTCTCTATGCCCGTGGGCTTTCCAAGCGAACCCAGTTCATAATGCTCACCGAATAGTAAAAAGTTTGGGTTACGATACGAAAGACCCTCATGAGCTGTACAAGATTTTGAACAATCTGCCGTTACCTGATCTAGTTGGTATAAAGCTTCCAAAAGATTTACGACAAACACTGTTTTCCGAACTCATGTACGCCCCTAGTATTGAAAAGAATTTTGATGGAGTTGAAGCTTTTTTGACGGAGAAACCATACCAATTATTGACAAGAGGAAATTATACCAAAGTTCCATTAATAATAGGATTTACAAACGAAGAAGGTTATTTCTTCATAGGTGCAGATGATGCAGTAGTATCTAAATCTATCCTCGATTTCGAATTCGCGTTGCCTAATAATGTTGAATTTCCGTCAGAGTTAGAAAAAAAACGAGTTGCAGGAGAAATTAAAGAAATGTACATGGGTGATGAGCCTATATCAAAGACGCCCTCAGCAACTGTAAAGCTCTCAAGATACTACGGGGACCCATTCCTAATTTACCCGTCTTTGGCCGAGACTGAATTATTGCTTCAGTCAACTGATAAACCTGTCTACAACTACTGCTTCAAGTATAGTGGCTGGCGGAACGTGTGCAAAGCCTTTGCAGGTCGTGCCTTCCTGTTGGAGCCGGGAGCGACGCACGCAGATgacttgttttatttgtttcatcAGCCCTTCTTGTCATGGCTGACATGGTTTGACAAGGAAATGATAGAGAAAATGACGACTTTGTGGACGAATTTTGCGAAGTACGG TGACCCAACTCCTGCCACCTCAGAGCTGCTGCCGCTGCGCTGGCTTCCCACGACAGCGACGAACCCTCGGGCCTTTGTGCTGGATCGAGAACTCTCCACCGTCCCTCTGTGGTTCAAGGAGTCGCTCATATACTGGAGGGATTTGTACTACAAATATAGGAGGAAGTGA
- the LOC133527459 gene encoding cholinesterase 1-like translates to MLSTKWLVLWSLWAARLARQPSAPLRVGSGLLRGSIAHDGSHIAYLGIPYATVARENRFKAPGPEAKWDGTFEADRDHIRCLQRLDISTDFFSGQEDCLTLNVYTPLTSTHLLPVMVFIHGGAYIEGSGSPALYGPRNLVSKSVILVTINYRLNVQGFLCLGIKEAPGNAGIKDQVAALKWIQRNIRAFGGDPDNITIFGESAGASSVSYHLLSPMSKGLFHKAIMQSGSSLAPWAYQPSPVQIAASLAKVMGNESEDPHDLYNFYSKKTDIELVAPRIPRQHGRSILSELLASPCVEKEIEGVEAFLTEEPYELLSRGEFTKMPLMIGTTSEEGYFFTSFENSTTLSGMDFSKAFPCNLQFPTEEKQLEVACRFKEMYMGNDTISKQTLEKLSKFHGEPFFVYPVVKETELILNNTDQPVFSFVFDYAGWKNVPKAWAGFGTASGATHGDELFYLFEQLLIPNMFEWRMMEKMSTLWTNFAKFGNPTPEASQLLPLIWPPTNLSIPEAFVIDNEPSTRPLWSSNSLKYWNEVYTKYRSH, encoded by the exons aTGTTAAGCACGAAGTGGCTAGTGCTGTGGTCGCTGTGGGCGGCGCGGCTGGCGCGGCAGCCGTCGGCGCCGCTGCGCGTGGGCAGCGGGCTGCTGCGCGGGAGCATCGCGCATGATGGCTCACATATAGCATATCTGGGAATCCCTTATGCTACTGTCGCGAGAGAGAATAGGTTTAAG GCACCTGGTCCGGAGGCAAAATGGGACGGCACCTTCGAAGCGGACAGAGACCACATCCGCTGTCTCCAGCGTCTGGACATCAGTACTGACTTCTTTAGCGGCCAGGAGGACTGCCTTACCTTAAACGTCTACACCCCTCTCACCTCCACCCACCTTCTACCCGTCATGGTCTTCATCCATGGCGGGGCCTACATCGAAGGCTCAGGCTCGCCAGCACTCTATGGGCCAAGAAATTTAGTCTCCAAAAGCGTTATTCTCGTCACCATAAACTATAGACTGAATGTCCAAGGATTCCTTTGCCTAGGCATCAAAGAAGCCCCAGGAAATGCCGGAATAAAAGACCAAGTAGCAGCGTTGAAATGGATTCAGAGAAACATACGGGCGTTCGGTGGAGATCCtgataatataacaatatttgGTGAAAGCGCTGGAGCATCATCAGTGTCGTAccatttattatcaccaatgtCTAAGGGTCTGTTCCACAAGGCCATAATGCAAAGTGGCTCGTCGTTAGCTCCATGGGCATACCAGCCATCGCCAGTACAAATTGCCGCTTCTTTGGCCAAAGTCATGGGTAATGAATCCGAAGATCCTCATGACCTTTACAATTTTTACTCTAAAAAGACTGACATAGAACTTGTAGCTCCAAGGATTCCTCGTCAACACGGTAGGAGTATTTTATCAGAACTTTTAGCATCGCCTTGCGTTGAAAAGGAAATTGAAGGTGTGGAAGCATTTTTGACGGAGGAACCTTATGAACTGTTATCAAGAGGAGAGTTCACAAAGATGCCTTTAATGATAGGCACCACTAGCGAAGAAGGATATTTCTTCACTAGCTTCGAGAATAGTACAACTCTATCAGGTATGGATTTCTCAAAAGCGTTCCCTTGCAACTTGCAATTTCCTACAGAAGAGAAACAGCTAGAAGTAGCATGCAGATTTAAAGAAATGTACATGGGCAATGACACAATATCTAAGCAAACTTTAGAAAAGCTGTCAAAGTTTCACGGAGAGCCATTCTTCGTGTACCCTGTCGTAAAAGAGACTGAACTGATATTGAACAACACAGATCAACCTGTGTTTAGTTTCGTGTTTGACTATGCAGGTTGGAAGAACGTTCCCAAGGCGTGGGCAGGATTTGGAACAGCTTCTGGGGCTACTCATGGAGATGAGCTCTTCTATTTATTTGAGCAGCTCTTGATACCGAATATGTTTGAGTGGAGAATGATGGAGAAAATGTCTACTCTATGGACAAACTTCGCCAAGTTTGG AAACCCAACCCCAGAAGCATCGCAGCTGTTGCCATTAATATGGCCGCCGACCAACCTCTCAATTCCTGAAGCCTTCGTCATAGACAACGAACCTTCCACTCGCCCGTTGTGGTCGAGTAACTCGCTCAAGTACTGGAATGAAGTCTACACTAAGTATAGATCACATTGA